The Actinomyces lilanjuaniae genome segment AGTTCGTGCCCCGGGCTGACGCCCTGTTCAACACCTCCCGGGCGGCGGTGCTCATGCTGGCCCTGGCGGGGCGTCCGGACCTGCTGCTGGCGGGAACCGAGGACCGGCTCCACCAGGAGTACCGCCGCAGCGTGCTGCCTTCTTCCATGGAGGTCATGGACTCCCTGAGGCAGCAGGGCTACCCGGCGGTCATCTCTGGGGCGGGGCCTACCGTCCTGGTGCTGTCCCGCCTGGAAGGGGACGCGCGTGCCGCTCTTGAGCGGCAGGGCTGGACCCTGCTCACCCCCGGCATCGACATGGAGGGGGCCAGGCTGGTCTAGGGGTCGTCCTGCGCTGCCTCTGCGGCGTAACAGGTAAGAGACCTGGCGTGTGAGGAACGTCCTCAGTCCTAGTGGTTGATTGTTAAACTAGAAGACTCCTATGCTCCACTCCGGATCTTGAGGGAGAGGAGCCCTTATGCAGTTCGGTGTCTTCACCGTCGGCGACATCGTCACCGACCCTGCGACCGGGCAGGCGCCCAGCGAGCACCAGCGCATTAGGAACACCGTGGAGATGGCGGTGGCCAGCGAGCAGCTGGGCCTGGACTTCTTCGGGACCGGGGAGCACCACAACCCGCCCTTCGTCCCCTCCAGCCCCGTGGCCCTCCTGGCCCACGTCGCCGCCCGGACCCAGCGGCTTCTGCTGACCACCTCCACGACGCTCATCACCACCAACGACCCGGTACGTATCGCCGAGGAGTACGCCTACCTCCAGCACCTGGCCGACGGGCGTGTGGACCTGATGATGGGGCGGGGCAACACCGGGCCCGTCTACCCGTGGTTCGGCCAGGACATCCGCAAGGGCATCTCCCTGGCGGTGGAGCACTACGACCTCCTGCGCCAGCTGTGGCGCGAGACCAACGTGGACTGGGAGGGGGAGTTCCGCACGCCCCTGACGGACTTCACCTCCATGCCACGCCCGCTCGACGGCGTACCGCCGTTTGTCTGGCACGCCTCGATCCGCTCGCCGCAGATCGCCGAGCAGGCCGCCTACTACGGAGACGGCTTTCTGCACAACAACATCTTCTGGCCCATCGACCACGTCAGGAAGATGGTCGAGCTCTACCGTGAGCGCTTCGCCCACTACGGTCACGGCACCCCCGAGCAGGCGGTCGTGGGGCTGGGTGGGCAGCTCTTCGTGGCCGAGACCCGGACCAAGGCGGTGGAACGCTTCGAGCCCTACTTCCGCAACAGCTACGTGTACCAGGGGGCCGACCTGGAGGAGATGGTCCGGCACACGCCGCTGGCCGTGGGTACCGCGCAGCAGGTGGTGGACAAGTACCTGACCTACCGTGACCAGGTCGGTGACTACCAGCGCCAGGCCTTCATCATCGACATGGGAGGTATGCCCCATGCCGAGGTCATGCGGCAGCTGGAGGTCCTGGGGACCACGGTTGTCCCGGCTCTCAGGGCCGAGCTGGAGGGCTCCCGGCCCGCAGGTGTCCCGGAGGCTCCGCTGCACCCGCGCCACCGGGCGCTCCTGGAGGGCGGCGAGCCCCCGGCGGAGGAGCCCTTTGCCCTGGTCGGCGACTTCGACCCGCTGACCGGCCGAAAGGTGAGGATCTGACGTGGGTAGGGATCGCAGACGTGGATAGCGTGGCTGATGACGCCTACGACCGCGCCCAGATGGGACGCCTGATCAGGCTCGTGGCTGTTAACGCAGGCCTGGGGGCGCCGTCGACCTCGGCGGTGCTGGCTGAGCGGCTCACTGAGGCCTCTGTTCACCGACCTCAAGGCCCAGCCGGTGACGCTGTCGGTCTTCGCTGCCAGCGAGGACTTCGGGGCGTCCTGGGGGCGCAGGCCGCTTCTGAGCACCGCGAGGTACCACTGGGGGACAGGGGCGAGCGTGCCAGCGCGCAGATGGCCCGGCGCCTGCTGGCGCTGCTGGTACTTCTGCCAGGGCAGTGGCTGGCCGGACCGTGGGGCTGGCCCGGTGGTCGGCTGGACGGCTGCTTGCGGTCTACGGGATCGTGAGGGACGCCTGGTGTCGTCGGCGCGGAGCGCTCCCGCCACCAGGAGATGATCTACATTACGATGTATTCTGTGGTGCGGCGCGGTAGTGTGTACCTGCCCACGGTGGCGAGGCGCAGTGGCCCTACGGTGCCGTGCTGCTATGATGCGGCTGTCGGCCGCTCGGACTGCACCGTGCCGTCGGCTGCACGACCCCTGTTCATGAGGCACTGCTTCAGGAGGAAACCGGGCGTGCGGGCTCTCTCCGTGGATGTCTGAGGAGAGGCCGTAGGTGAACGCCTCCCCGCGTCGCTCCATCACACCGTAAGGACACTCGTGACCGAGACCTCGACCGCCCAGCCCTCGCTTTCCACGATGCGACTGGCTGAGCTTCAACAGCTTGCTGGCCAGATGGGCCTCAAGGGCATCTCTCGTATGCGCAAGAGTGAGCTTGTCGCTGCCATCCGTGAGGTAGACGGCTCCCTCGACCCCGCAGACGCTCCTCCTGCTCGGCGCGGGTCCCGGCGGGCCGCCGACAGGCCTGCTGCCGCGGCGGCAGAACCCGGCCCTGCGCAGGACCCTGGTACTCCAGAGCCCCAGGGTGCGGCTGAGGGTGACCAGGCGCAGGCCCCCAGGGGCACGCGCTCACGACGTCGTCGTGCGTCTTCCGCCTCCCAGGCTGGTGGGGCGACCTCCTCGGAGGCCGCCCCGGCCCTCGACCTGGGGCTTGACGCGCCAGGCGGGCCTGGTGCCGACACCCCTGACACCGACTCCGGTGCCGGTGCTGAGGGCAGCGCCAGCACGCAGGAGGTCGCTCCTGGTCGTCCCGAGCGGGGCGGACGCCCTGGGCGAGGGGGCCGGGACTCGGTCGACAGGCGGGAGAAGGCGCCTGTCGGTGACGACGGCGACGGCTCGTCGGAGTCTGCCGGGTGGGAGCCCCGCTCACGTGAGTCCCGGCGAGGTCGGCGTCGGGTCCAGGCTGCTGCGGGCTCGCCCGAGATCGCCCAGCGCACTGAGCTCTCTGGCGGCGAGGCCCGTGACCCCGAGGGCCACCGTGACGCCAAGGCCGCGCTGATGCGGGACCTGGCTGACGCCACGGGTACCTCCGTGGTCGACTCCGACCGTGGTCGGCGCTCCCGTGAGGAGGGCGGGGACGGCTATGACGAGGACCGGGGGGGACGGCGCCGTCGTGGCCGCAAGCGCGGCCGGGACCGGGACGGCCGCGACAGCCGCGACGGCGGTGAGGGGACCGGGCGCCAGGCCAGGACCCAGCCCCGGGAGGAGGAGGTCCTCCTGCCCGTGGCAGGCATCCTGGATGTCACCGACAACCAGCACGCCTACCTGCGGACCTCGGGCTACCTGTCCGGGCCCAAGGACGTCTACGTCCCTGGCCACCTCATCAAGGACAGCGGCCTGCGCGCTGGGGACGCCGTGACTGGGTGGGTACGTGAGGGAGGGGAGACCTCTGGCTTCGCGTCCGGCGGGCGGGGTAACCGCCGCCAGGGTCGTGCGGGTCGTGTCAAGTACAACCCGCTGGTGAGCGTGGACACCGTCAACGGTATGGACTCCGAGCGCTCCAAGCGGCGCCCTGACTTCTCCAAGCTCACCCCGCTCTACCCCCAGGAGCAGCTGCGCCTGGAGACCACGCCGAAGGCGCTGACCCCGCGCGTCATCGACCTGGTCTCACCGATCGGCAAGGGCCAGCGCGGCCTCATCGTCTCCCCGCCCAAGGCAGGCAAGACCATTGTCCTCCAGCAGATCGCCAACGCGATCAGCGTCAACAACCCGGAGGCCCACCTCATGGTCGTCCTGGTGGACGAGCGTCCGGAGGAGGTCACCGACATGCAGCGTACGGTCAAGGGCGAGGTCATCGCCTCTACCTTCGACCGCCCGGCGTCAGACCACACGACCGTGGCTGAGCTGGCTATCGAGCGGGCCAAGCGTCTGGTTGAGCTGGGCCAGGACGTTGTCGTGCTCCTGGACTCCATCACCCGCCTGGGCCGGGCCTACAACCTGGCCGCTCCCGCCTCGGGGCGGATTCTCTCCGGTGGCGTGGACGCCTCCGCCCTCTACCCGCCCAAGCGCTTCTTCGGTGCTGCCCGCAACATTGAGAACGGCGGGTCCTTGACCATCCTGGCGACAGCCCTGGTAGATACCGGCTCCAGGATGGACGAGGTCATCTTTGAGGAGTTCAAGGGCACGGGCAACATGGAGCTGCGCCTGTCCCGCCAGCTGGCGGAGAAGCGGATCTTTCCGGCCGTGGACGTGGCTGCCTCCTCCACCCGCCGCGAGGAGCTGCTCATCGATCCCGCCCAGCTCAAGATCATGTGGAGGCTGCGTCGGCTGTTCACCGGGCTGGAGCAGCAGCAGGCCCTGGAGCTGGTGCTGTCCAAGCTCAAGGACACCCAGTCCAACGCCGAGTTCCTCATGGTCATCTCCAAGACGACACCGAGCGGCACCTCGCTGGCCGACGCCGACGCTGACGCAGACTGACTCCACTCTTGACTCCACTCTGCCCTGGGACCCCCTGCGGCTGCCGCGAGGCGTCGGTTTGGGCACTGGGGCCTCGACGTGCCCGCACGAGGCCCTCTTCGCGACGTCCCGTCGTGGTCGTCGCGGAGGGGGCCTCCTGCGCTGTGTGTGCGTTGTGCTGCTGGAAGCAGGCAGGCCACGGCTGACCGTCCCTAAGGTGTGGTGCCCGTTCTCACTTTCTGCCACGGGCCCGCGCATTGCCTCGCCTCACGCGTGGTGGCACAATTACCGCGGCCTCCGGTTCACCCGCGTGTCCACGTGGGACCCGGGACCCTCTGAGAGCTTGAGGAGACGCTATGAAGCAGGGGATCCACCCCGACTACGTGGCCACCACCGTCACGTGCACCTGTGGCAACACCTTTGAGACTCGTTCCACTGTCACCAGCGGAGAGATCCGTGTGGACGTGTGCTCGGCCTGCCACCCCTTCTACACCGGTAAGCAGAAGATCCTGGACACCGGTGGCCGTGTGGCCCGTTTCGAGGCCCGTTACGGCAAGCGCAAGAAGTAGCTGACTGGCACGACGCCGACGGAGGCTCCGGTGGGCCGCCGTCGGCGTCGTGCGTTGCTACTGGCCCCTCCCGTGCTGCGGCTGTGAGCCGCCATCGTGGCTCAGCGCTCCCGGGTCAGGGCACGGGACGGCGGGACCCAGAGATCGCACGCCCAGAAGCACCCTGGAGGACCTATGAGCGACGACTTTACCCCGGTTCTGCCCCTGCTGGAGGAGTACGCCGCGATCGAGGCCGAGATGGCCCTGGCGGCGTCAGATCCGGGAGCCATGAGGCGGCTGGGACGCCGCTACGCCGAGCTGGGCCGGGTGGTGGCTGCCTACCGGGCCTGGGAGCGGGCCAGCGCGGATCTCGCCGACGCCGTTGAGCTGGCTGCCGAGGACGCGGACTTCGCCGCCGAGGTCCCCTCCCTGAAGGAGGCTTGTGACGCCGCCGCCAGCCGCCTACGCGAGGTCATGGCTCCCCGTGACCCTGACGACGCCCGCGACGTCATCATCGAGGTCAAGGCGGGTGAGGGCGGTGAGGAGTCGGCTCTCTTCGCCTCCGACCTGGCCCGCATGTACACCCGTTACGCCGAGCGCCAGGGCTGGGCCGTGGAGGTCATGAGTGCCACGGAGTCTGACCTGGGCGGTTACAAGGACCTTCGTCTGGCGGTCAAGTCCCGGGGCGCGGTGGAGCCGGCACAGGGGGTGTGGGCGCACCTGAAGTACGAGGGCGGTGTCCACCGCGTTCAGCGCGTGCCCGTCACCGAGTCCCAGGGACGTATCCACACCTCCGCCGCCGGGGTGCTGGTCATGCCTGAGGCCGACGACCCCGGTGAGCTGGAGATCGACCCGGCCGACCTTCGCATCGACGTCTTCCGCTCCTCCGGCCCGGGCGGGCAGTCGGTCAACACCACCGACTCCGCGGTGCGCCTCACCCACCTGCCCACCGGCATCGTGGTGTCCATGCAGAACGAGAAGTCCCAGCTGCAGAACAAGGAGGCGGCCATGCGCGTCCTGCGTGCCCGCCTGCTGGCCGAGCGGGCTGCTGCGGCCGAGGCCGAGGCCAGTGCCGCCCGGCGCTCCCAGGTGCGCACCGTGGACCGCAGCGAGCGCATCCGCACCTACAACTTCCCCGAGAACCGGATCGCCGACCACCGCACCGGCTACAAGGCCTACAACCTTGACGCGGTGCTCGACGGCGACCTGGGACCCGTCATCGCATCCGCGCTCGCCGTCGACGAGGCCGCCCGGTTGGCTGCTGCCGGCGAGTAGTGAGGGTTGTGGTACCTCGCACGAGGAAAGGGGCCGGGATGCCTGCCCTCAGGCCCCTCGGGATCTCACGGGGGCACGACCATGAGCGTGCTTGACCGCTACGCGCTGCGCCGAGCTGTGCGTGAGGCGGGGGGCAGGTTAGCGCGCGCCGGAGTGGCATCGCCCGCAACGGATGCCCGGCTCATCGCCGAGCACCTCCTGGGCCGTCCGCTCGCGCTGGCCGAGGGTGCCGGTGACGGCTTCGTGGAGCGCTACGCGGTGCTGGTCGAGCGTCGCGCCGCCCGGGAGCCGCTCCAGCACGTCCTGGGCGTCATGTGGTTCTGCGGCCTGGAGCTGGTCAGCCGTCCCGGCGTGTTCATCGTGCGCCCTGAGACGGAGGTGGTCGTGGCTGCCGCGATCGACGCCCTGCGGGCACCGTCCCGGGGGATATCGGGGCCTGAGGCCGAGGCCGACGGCTTGGGGGTGGGCGACGGGCTCCCGCGGGCTGACAGTCCCCCAGCGGCTGGCAGGTCCCAGACGGGATCCTCGGTGACGCCCCTCCCGACGGTCTCGCCAGCCGCACCGCTGGTGGTTGACCTGTGCACCGGATCCGGGGCGGTTGCCGCCGCCGTGGCCACGGAGGTACCCAGGGCCCGGGTGGTTGCCGTCGAGCTGGAGGCGGCTGCCGTGGAGCTGGCGCGCGAGAACTGCGAACGGCTCGTCCCGGGCCGGATCACGGTGGTCCACGCCGACGCAACTGACCCCGCCACGCTGTCCAGGCTGGACGGGAGGGTGGACGTGGTGGTGGCCAACCCGCCCTACGTGCCCGCTGGCGCGGTCGAGGACGTCGAGACCGGCAGGTATGAGCCGAGCACGGCCCTGTACGGTGGGGGAGACGACGGGTTGGCCGTACCGCGTGCCGTCGTCGCCCGAGCCGAGGTGCTGCTGCGCGGGGGCGGGGTGCTGGTCATGGAGCACGACCCGGGCCAGTCGGCTGCGCTGTGTCAGGCGGCGCTGGGTGCGGGCTTTCGACAGGCAGCTACCGGCCAGGATCTCGCTGGCCGGGACCGCTACCTGCGGGCGGTGCGGTAGCGCCCGCAGGTAGCGAGGTGTCCGGGGTGTCAGGTGCCCACACGAGAGCAAGCGGTAGAGCTCTCCGGTACCCGGAAGCCGTGTTGGGGCCGTGTCACGACGTCTGGCGGCACCTGCGATGGGGCGTTGACAGCCGAACGAGAGGCGATGCATACTGGAACCACATGGTTAGCACGTGACAACCATGGTGACTTCGCTCATCAACGGGGATGGCTATGACGACACACACCACACCGCCCGCTACCACCATGGACCAGGCCCATGCCAGGGCGGTCAGACGCAGACTCAACACCGTGACGATCGTCGTTACCTTTGGTGCGCTCGCCTTTGGCTACGACACGGGCGTCATCTCCGGCGCCCTGCCCTTCATGACCCTGCCGACCGACGCCGGCGGACTGGACCTCACGCCCACCACCGAGGGGCTGGTGACCTCCTCCCTCCTCCTGGGCGCAGCCTTCGGTGCGATCATCGGCGGGCGGCTGTCCGACCGCTACGGACGCCGCCACAACGTCCTCATGCTGGCCTTCGTGTTCTTTGTCGGGGCACTGGGGTGCGCCCTGGCGCCCACCGTGCCCGTCATGGTCGGGTGCCGCATGGTGCTGGGATTCGCCGTCGGCGGTGCCTCCGCAACGGTCCCCATGTTCATCGGTGAGCTCGCGCCCGCGTCCCGGCGCGGCCAGCTGGTCTCACGCAACGAGCTGATGATCGTCACCGGCCAGCTCATCGCCTACACCTCCAACGCGGTGATCGGCTTCGTCGCCGAGGGCGCCCACGCCTGGCGCATCATGCTCGGCCTGGCCACCGTGCCCGCCGTGGCGCTGTGGGTCGGCGTGCTCCTCGTTCCCGAGTCCCCCCGCTGGCTGGTCTCCCAGGGGCGCAGGGACGAGGCCCTGGAGGTGCTGCGCCAGCTGCGTGTGGAGGATCCCGCACCCGAGGTGGCCGAGATATCCGAGGTCGTGGAGAAGACCGCCAGGCTCCAGCGCAACTCCTGGCAGCACCTGACCGTGCCCTGGATCCGGCGCATCACCCTCATCGGAGTCGGCTTCGGGGTGGTCATCCAGCTCACCGGGGTCAACTCCATCATGTACTTCGCCCCGACGGTGCTCATGAGCACCGGTATGGGGACCCAGGCCTCGCTCGTGGCCACGATCGCCAACGGGGTCGTCTCTGTGGTGGCTGTGGCTACCGGCATCGCGGTCATCGGGCGCTCCAGCCGCCGGACGATGCTGCGCATCGGCATGGTGGGCCTGGTCATGTCCCAGGTCTTCCTGGGGCTGGCCTCCCTCCTGCCTGAGGCCCCGTGGCGCGGCTACATCATCCTCGCCCTCATGCTCTGCTTCCTGTGGTTCATGCAGATGTTCTGCGCGATCTGCTTCTGGCTCATGATGGCCGAGATCTTCCCGCTGAGGGTGCGCGGGGTGGCCATGGGGATCGCGGTGTTCTGCCAGTGGATCTCCAACGCCGTGGTCACCCTGTGCTTCCCGATCCTCCTGGACGCGATCGGCATGCGGACCTTCTTCATCTTCGCGGCCGTCAACTTTGTCATCCTCCTGTGGGAGCAGAGGTATCTGCCCGAGACCAGGGGGAAGTCCCTGGAGTACCTGGAGGAGGAGCTCGCCTCCGGTGCCGACGGCCGGGCCGTGGGCCCAGGGGCTGTCGGCTGACCCTGGGCCCGCCGGCGGACCCACCACTTTGGCCGCTCCTGCTTTTCTCGCCGCTCCTGACCCTTGAGGCTCCAGACACTTGACGCTTTGACATTGCCACACCCTCACCACCTGAAAGGAACAACCACCATGTCTCGTGACCTGCACATCGCCGTCGTCGGTGCCGGCTTCGCCGGCCAGGGCCACGCCTTCGGATTCCGTAACGCCCAGATGCTGCCTGCGCTCGAGGGCGTCAACGTCATCATGGACACCCTCGTCGAGCCCAGCACAGCACTGGCGGAGTCCGTCGCAGCCAGGTACGGCTTTGCCAGGACCGCCTCCTGTGTCGAGGAGATCCTTGAGCGCCCCGAGATCGAGGCTGTGTCCCTGGCCCTGCCCAACAACGCCTACATTGGCGTCGTCCCACGGCTGCTGGAGGCTGGAAAGCACGTCTTCTGCGAGAAGCCGCTGGGCCTGAGCACGGCAGAGGCCCGGGAGATGACTCGCGCCGCCCAGGAGGCGGGCGTGGTCACCTCCGTGGGCTTCTGCCGCCGCCGCGTCCCTGCCCTGGCCGCCCTGGCCCAGGTCGTCGCCGAGGGCGGCATCGGTACGGTCCACTCCTTCCGCGCCAGCTACTTCGCCGACTACGCCGCCGACCCGCAGGCTCCTCGCACCTGGCGCTTCCAGCGCGATATCGCCGGTGGCGGCGCTGTTGCTGACATTGGCGCCCACATCATCGACACCGTGCGCTTCCTCCTGGGCGAGGTGGCCGAGGTCACCTCGGCCACGCTGGAGACCGTCATTACCGAGCGGCCGCTGCCCACCGGGGGTACCGGTCACAACCAGGGGGCCTCCCTCACTGAGACCGGCGCCGTGGAGAACGACGACAACGCAGTGGTGTCCCTGCGTATGAACAGTGGTGCTGTCGGGTCGGTCAACCTCTCGCGTATCGCCACAGGCATCACCGACGTCTTCGCGATCGAGGTGTACGGGAGCAAGGGGTGGGCGAAGTTCGAGTCCCCGCACTCTGACGAGCTCTACCTCTGCCAGCCTGAGCAGTCCGCCCCTGGCTTCGACGGCCCTCGCCAGATCATCGCCGGACCTGCTTTCCCCTATTTCAGTGACGTGGCCTGCATGCCCGGCCGCGGCGTGGGGACCGGGTACGGTGAGAACCTCGTGGGGGAGATCCAGGAGTTTGTCGCCGCTGTCGTGGGCAGGGGCGAGGTCACAGTGCCCTTTGCCGAGGCGATCCCCACGATGGCGATTATTGAGGCGGCTGAGGAGTCGGCGCGTACGCGGACGCCTGTCACGCCCAGGTGAGCAGGGCGGCTACCCGGCTCTCGGGGCTGAGTGGTGCCGGGCTGCCAGGCAGGCGCCTGCCCGTGAGCACTGCGGTCACGTGACCGCAGACGAGTGCTGGCGCCTGTGTCCCGCGGCCGAGGTGCTGCTGGAGCAGGCGCCGGTAAGGGGTCAGGGGCGGTCCCTGGCGGGACCGCCCTGACGCGGCGTGGCTAGGGACGGTGGACCGTCTTGCTGGAGGGGCTGGACTACCGGAGGGACTGTGAGTCCTCCTGCTGTGCGCAGCAGGCGCTGGGCCGGGGTGCACAGTGTCTACGATACGATCCGTGCGCTACCTCAACCGCGCGGAAGGAGCGCCCATGGCCAGACGACGGGTGACGCAGGCGGACCTCGCCCGGCACGCCGGGGTCTCACGCTCCCTCGTCTCCCGGGTGCTGCAGGGGCTGGACAAGGTCAGCGAGGACAAGCGCCAGCGGGTCCTGGCGGCGGTGCAGGAGCTGGGCTACGTTGACAACGGGCTCGCCACGGCGCTGGCTGGCAACCGGCGCAGCAGGCTGGTCGGCTTCCTGCCGCAGGAGCTGTCCAACGCCCTGTTCGTCGAGGTCTACGACAGTCTCAGGGCCGAGCTCCGGGGGCACGGCTTCCAGCTGGTCATCGTCGAGGGATCCCTGGACGCCGAGGAGGAGGACGCCCGGCTGCGCCAGCTGGTCTCCTACTCACCTGACTGCGTCGTCGTGGCAGGGTACGCGGGCTCGACCAACGCGCTGACCGCGGCGGTGCACTCCATCCCGATCGTCTCGGTCACCCGCCGCATCTCCGAGGCCGGTGTGCGCTCGGTCTACAGCGACGACCGGACCGGGGCGATGCTGGCCACCCGCCACCTCCTCGAGCTCGGGCACGCCCGTATCGCTCACCTCCAGCTGCCCCCGGGGATCCCCTACGAGGAGCGTGCCGCTGGGTACATGACCGCCATGGAGCGCGCTGGGCTGGCGCCGTGGGTCATCACGCCGGAGGCGCAGACGCGTGGGGCCGCCTACGAGGCGGTCAGCACCCTGGTGAACGGCGGCGAGATTCCTACGGCGCTGTTCTGCGGCTCCGACCACATGGCGCTGGGGGTGCTCGACGCGCTGCGTGACCACGGGGTAGACGTGCCCGGGGCGGTCTCCGTGGTCGGCTATGACGACCAGCCCCTGGCGCGCCTGGCCGGGCTGACCACGGTGGACCAGGGCGCAGCCGAGCAGGGGAGGATCTCCGGGGCCTTCGTGCGTGCGCTTCTTGAGGCTCAGGACTCCTCCCAGGGCGCTGGGCGCGAGGGTGGTGAGGGTGACGAGGACGTGCTGTCCCAGGGGAGCCAGCGAGGGCTGGGCCTGGGAGGCGGGGCCTTCAGGACCACCCCTGTCCAGCAGGTTCTTGCGCCGACCCTCAGCGTGCGTTCCACGACGGCGCCACCGCGCCGGGGCTGATCGCGGAGGCCTCCTAAGGAGGAGTGGGCGTGCAGCCGCTGTGAGTGGGAACTGACAGGCTGTACGGGCTCTCTGTGGTGCAGGGTTGCCAGGGTACGGGAGGTGCGCTATGGTTGTCACGTGACCACACAATGATCGTCCTGTGAGGCCTCGCCTCGTCGACGACCTGACCTCAAGAACGGAGACAACGATGTCCTCGATCGTCACCCGCGCCCGCCTGGGCTCCGCCCCTGACTCATGGGGAGTGTGGATGCCTGACAGTCCCCTTCAGACCACCAGCACCCGCTACCTCGACGAGATCGCCCAGGCCGGCTACCGCTACATGGAGCTTGGTCCCTACGGGTTTCTGCCCTCTGACCCGGCCCGGCTGGCCGACGAGCTTGCCCAGCGTGACCTCAGGGTCTCAGCCGGGACAGTCGGTGGCGCCTTCCACCGTGCGGAGGAGCTGAGTGCCATCACCAAGGACGCCTTGGACGTGGCCCGCCTGGCTGCCGCCGTCGGCGCAACCTACCTGGTACTGCTGCCCGCGATGTACCGCGACCTGCTCTCCGGTGAGCTCGTCGAGGGCAGGCAGTTGGACGAGGACGGGTTCGCCCAGCTGGTGAGGGCCACAGAGGAGGTCGCCCGGGTCGTCAGGGAGGAGACCGGGCTGCGCTCCGTGTTCCACCCGCATGCCGACTCCCACGTGGAGACCCAGCAGCAGACCTACAAGTGGCTGGAGGCCACGGACCCGCAGGTCGTGGGCCTGTGCCTGGACACCGGCCATATCGAGTACTGCGGCGGCGACTCCGCCGAGATCATCCGTCGCTACCCGCAGCGCGTGGAGTACATTCATTTCAAGCAGGTTGACCCGGCCAAGATGTCGGTGGTGCGCGACAAGGACCTGGGCTTCTACGACGCGGTCCAGCTCGGCGCGATCTGTGAGCCCCCGGGTGGCGTGCCCACGGCAGAGTCCATCACTCGTGAGATGTGGCGCCTGGACCCGGAGATCTTCGTG includes the following:
- the rho gene encoding transcription termination factor Rho is translated as MTETSTAQPSLSTMRLAELQQLAGQMGLKGISRMRKSELVAAIREVDGSLDPADAPPARRGSRRAADRPAAAAAEPGPAQDPGTPEPQGAAEGDQAQAPRGTRSRRRRASSASQAGGATSSEAAPALDLGLDAPGGPGADTPDTDSGAGAEGSASTQEVAPGRPERGGRPGRGGRDSVDRREKAPVGDDGDGSSESAGWEPRSRESRRGRRRVQAAAGSPEIAQRTELSGGEARDPEGHRDAKAALMRDLADATGTSVVDSDRGRRSREEGGDGYDEDRGGRRRRGRKRGRDRDGRDSRDGGEGTGRQARTQPREEEVLLPVAGILDVTDNQHAYLRTSGYLSGPKDVYVPGHLIKDSGLRAGDAVTGWVREGGETSGFASGGRGNRRQGRAGRVKYNPLVSVDTVNGMDSERSKRRPDFSKLTPLYPQEQLRLETTPKALTPRVIDLVSPIGKGQRGLIVSPPKAGKTIVLQQIANAISVNNPEAHLMVVLVDERPEEVTDMQRTVKGEVIASTFDRPASDHTTVAELAIERAKRLVELGQDVVVLLDSITRLGRAYNLAAPASGRILSGGVDASALYPPKRFFGAARNIENGGSLTILATALVDTGSRMDEVIFEEFKGTGNMELRLSRQLAEKRIFPAVDVAASSTRREELLIDPAQLKIMWRLRRLFTGLEQQQALELVLSKLKDTQSNAEFLMVISKTTPSGTSLADADADAD
- the rpmE gene encoding 50S ribosomal protein L31, which encodes MKQGIHPDYVATTVTCTCGNTFETRSTVTSGEIRVDVCSACHPFYTGKQKILDTGGRVARFEARYGKRKK
- a CDS encoding Gfo/Idh/MocA family protein, coding for MSRDLHIAVVGAGFAGQGHAFGFRNAQMLPALEGVNVIMDTLVEPSTALAESVAARYGFARTASCVEEILERPEIEAVSLALPNNAYIGVVPRLLEAGKHVFCEKPLGLSTAEAREMTRAAQEAGVVTSVGFCRRRVPALAALAQVVAEGGIGTVHSFRASYFADYAADPQAPRTWRFQRDIAGGGAVADIGAHIIDTVRFLLGEVAEVTSATLETVITERPLPTGGTGHNQGASLTETGAVENDDNAVVSLRMNSGAVGSVNLSRIATGITDVFAIEVYGSKGWAKFESPHSDELYLCQPEQSAPGFDGPRQIIAGPAFPYFSDVACMPGRGVGTGYGENLVGEIQEFVAAVVGRGEVTVPFAEAIPTMAIIEAAEESARTRTPVTPR
- the prfA gene encoding peptide chain release factor 1, with translation MSDDFTPVLPLLEEYAAIEAEMALAASDPGAMRRLGRRYAELGRVVAAYRAWERASADLADAVELAAEDADFAAEVPSLKEACDAAASRLREVMAPRDPDDARDVIIEVKAGEGGEESALFASDLARMYTRYAERQGWAVEVMSATESDLGGYKDLRLAVKSRGAVEPAQGVWAHLKYEGGVHRVQRVPVTESQGRIHTSAAGVLVMPEADDPGELEIDPADLRIDVFRSSGPGGQSVNTTDSAVRLTHLPTGIVVSMQNEKSQLQNKEAAMRVLRARLLAERAAAAEAEASAARRSQVRTVDRSERIRTYNFPENRIADHRTGYKAYNLDAVLDGDLGPVIASALAVDEAARLAAAGE
- a CDS encoding N5-glutamine methyltransferase family protein — translated: MSVLDRYALRRAVREAGGRLARAGVASPATDARLIAEHLLGRPLALAEGAGDGFVERYAVLVERRAAREPLQHVLGVMWFCGLELVSRPGVFIVRPETEVVVAAAIDALRAPSRGISGPEAEADGLGVGDGLPRADSPPAAGRSQTGSSVTPLPTVSPAAPLVVDLCTGSGAVAAAVATEVPRARVVAVELEAAAVELARENCERLVPGRITVVHADATDPATLSRLDGRVDVVVANPPYVPAGAVEDVETGRYEPSTALYGGGDDGLAVPRAVVARAEVLLRGGGVLVMEHDPGQSAALCQAALGAGFRQAATGQDLAGRDRYLRAVR
- a CDS encoding CE1758 family FMN-dependent luciferase-like monooxygenase — its product is MQFGVFTVGDIVTDPATGQAPSEHQRIRNTVEMAVASEQLGLDFFGTGEHHNPPFVPSSPVALLAHVAARTQRLLLTTSTTLITTNDPVRIAEEYAYLQHLADGRVDLMMGRGNTGPVYPWFGQDIRKGISLAVEHYDLLRQLWRETNVDWEGEFRTPLTDFTSMPRPLDGVPPFVWHASIRSPQIAEQAAYYGDGFLHNNIFWPIDHVRKMVELYRERFAHYGHGTPEQAVVGLGGQLFVAETRTKAVERFEPYFRNSYVYQGADLEEMVRHTPLAVGTAQQVVDKYLTYRDQVGDYQRQAFIIDMGGMPHAEVMRQLEVLGTTVVPALRAELEGSRPAGVPEAPLHPRHRALLEGGEPPAEEPFALVGDFDPLTGRKVRI
- a CDS encoding sugar porter family MFS transporter, whose translation is MDQAHARAVRRRLNTVTIVVTFGALAFGYDTGVISGALPFMTLPTDAGGLDLTPTTEGLVTSSLLLGAAFGAIIGGRLSDRYGRRHNVLMLAFVFFVGALGCALAPTVPVMVGCRMVLGFAVGGASATVPMFIGELAPASRRGQLVSRNELMIVTGQLIAYTSNAVIGFVAEGAHAWRIMLGLATVPAVALWVGVLLVPESPRWLVSQGRRDEALEVLRQLRVEDPAPEVAEISEVVEKTARLQRNSWQHLTVPWIRRITLIGVGFGVVIQLTGVNSIMYFAPTVLMSTGMGTQASLVATIANGVVSVVAVATGIAVIGRSSRRTMLRIGMVGLVMSQVFLGLASLLPEAPWRGYIILALMLCFLWFMQMFCAICFWLMMAEIFPLRVRGVAMGIAVFCQWISNAVVTLCFPILLDAIGMRTFFIFAAVNFVILLWEQRYLPETRGKSLEYLEEELASGADGRAVGPGAVG